In one window of Nicotiana tabacum cultivar K326 chromosome 12, ASM71507v2, whole genome shotgun sequence DNA:
- the LOC107762052 gene encoding uncharacterized protein LOC107762052 encodes MKNSRKGKGPPSADLLVCFPSRAHLSLMPKPICSPVRPSDSIKRHQNHDLKKISTRIGGGAAQSSPLLWSKSKNSEIISEPTSPKVTCAGQIKVRPKPGSSCKNWQSVMEEIEKLHNRKAQKKNWMEAIGIKKDAMQFLTCLRNIRFEFRCFGSFPTEAHDITSDEDDDEEENYVVGREIKDEEDNEENSRTVFSKWFMVLQDENQKTEKDNSNDDNSDVPNCAPPPNALLLMRCRSAPPKNWLVEEEEEEEEEEEEEEEEEGINEEEKKATLALEEMENKRKNESLVVMRCGSDFHKLSADIAKETWVVGGVRDQLTRSRSWKR; translated from the exons ATGAAAAATAGTAGAAAAGGGAAAGGACCTCCATCAGCAGATCTTTTAGTTTGTTTTCCATCTAGAGCACATTTATCCCTTATGCCAAAACCAATATGTAGCCCAGTAAGACCTTCAGATTCCATTAAACGCCACCAAAATCATGACCTCAAGAAAATTAGCACCAGAATTGGTGGGGGTGCAGCCCAATCTAGTCCTCTTCTTTGGTCTAAATCCAAGAATTCAGAGATAATTTCAGAGCCCACGTCACCAAAAGTCACTTGTGCAG GGCAGATAAAGGTAAGGCCAAAGCCAGGGAGCTCATGCAAAAATTGGCAATCAGtgatggaagaaattgagaagCTACACAACAGAAAGGCACAAAAGAAGAATTGGATGGAAGCAATTGGAATAAAAAAAGATGCAATGCAATTCTTGACTTGTCTTCGTAATATAAGGTTTGAGTTTCGTTGCTTCGGTTCATTTCCAACAGAAGCTCATGACATCACTTCTGACGAAGACGACGACGAAGAAGAAAATTACGTAGTGGGAAGAGAGATAAAGGATGAAGAAGATAATGAAGAAAATTCAAGAACTGTATTTTCCAAATGGTTCATGGTTTTGCAAGATGAGAATCAGAAAACAGAGAAAGATAACTCAAATGATGATAATAGTGATGTTCCTAATTGTGCACCACCACCTAATGCACTTTTACTTATGCGATGTCGTTCTGCTCCACCAAAAAACTGGcttgtagaagaagaagaagaagaagaagaagaagaagaagaagaagaagaagaagaaggcattaatgaagaagaaaagaaagcaactttagctttggaagaaatggaaaaCAAGAGGAAAAATGAAAGCTTAGTGGTAATGAGATGTGGGAGTGATTTCCACAAATTATCAGCTGATATAGCAAAGGAGACATGGGTTGTGGGTGGTGTTAGAGATCAATTAACTAGAAGTCGAAGCTGGAAAAGGTGA